From a single Glycine soja cultivar W05 chromosome 19, ASM419377v2, whole genome shotgun sequence genomic region:
- the LOC114399324 gene encoding putative glucose-6-phosphate 1-epimerase yields MSSIRARLRPRPMPLNIFPDMEGLPRIILTEATGSSAEVLLYGGQVVSWKNERKEELLFMSSKANWKQSKANRGGISVCFPQFGNLGSLEQHGSARNRLWSLDRDPSPLPPSDNQSSVDLIIKSTGVDLKNRPCSFEFRLRISLSAGKLILIPRVRNTDNKTLSFTLSISNYLSVSDISEVRVEGLETLDYLDNLLNRSRFTEQADAITFDGQMDRLYLRTPTKIAVIDHEKKRTFVLQKNAMPDAVIWNPGYRKAKALPDLGDADYKFMICVDSEAIETPLMLKPYEEWKGYQELSNVSSSYCSGQLDPSKVLYGFH; encoded by the exons ATGAGTAGCATAAGGGCAAGGCTAAGGCCAAGACCGATGCCGTTGAATATATTTCCGGACATGGAAGGATTGCCCCGGATTATATTGACTGAGGCAACTGGTTCATCAGCAGAG GTGCTTCTATATGGGGGTCAGGTTGTTTCTTGGAAGAATGAACGAAAGGAAGAACTGCTTTTTATGAGCAGTAAG GCTAACTGGAAACAGTCTAAAGCAAACAGAGGAGGTATATCAGTCTGCTTTCCACAG TTTGGAAATCTTGGTTCACTAGAACAACATGGGTCTGCAAGAAACAGATTGTGGTCATTGGATAGGGACCCTTCACCTCTACCTCCATCAGACAATCAGTCCTCTGTGGATCTGATAATAAAGTCAACAGGAGTTGACTTGAAGAATAGGCCATGTAG TTTTGAGTTTCGGCTTCGAATCTCTCTCAGTGCTGGCAAGCTCATTTTGATCCCCCGAGTCAGAAACACGGATAATAAAACACTTTCTTTTACACTGTCAATAAGCAACTATTTATCGGTATCAGATATCAG TGAAGTACGTGTTGAGGGATTGGAGACACTTGATTACCTTGACAATCTGCTGAACAGATCAAGGTTCACAGAGCAGGCAGATGCAATTACTTTTGATGGCCAG ATGGATAGGTTGTACTTGCGCACCCCCACAAAAATTGCAGTAATAGACCATGAGAAGAAAAGAACATTTGTACTGCAGAAGAATGCAATGCCAGATGCAG TGATATGGAATCCCGGATATAGGAAGGCCAAGGCTCTTCCTGATTTAGGGGATGCTGATTACAAGTTCATGATATGTGTGGATTCTGAAGCTATTGAAACCCCACTTATGTTGAAGCCCTATGAAGAATGGAAGGGCTATCAGGAGCTCTCTAATGTTTCATCAAGCTATTGCAGTGGACAATTGGATCCTTCTAAGGTTCTTTATGGTTTTCACTAA